CACGTCTCCCGGTTTGGCGGTGATGGAGGTTGAGCGTCTTTTGTTCTCGGGGAAAGCGATCAACAGCGCCGCAGATGAAGTCTGGCCCAAACTTTACATCGGCGACATGTAAGCAACCTACATGAACCTGTTTAGAGGTTTATTTACCTGTATCCTATTACTTCTaacagaaaatgtattaaagaGTACTCATGTAGTAATCAACTACATTTTATAATTGATCACAGAGATGTCGTTATTGCCTGCACATACAGTAAGTCTCAAATGTTGTACATGATTTTGAACACAAGAGGGAGCTGTTTCATAACGTTGTAAGACCAGATCGTTTATTAGGCAcaatttaagaatatttttggTGAACCGAATTACAAAAAAATGGTTTGAAACAAAAGTCCTCAATTTTAAAGCTTGCTTTTGCTCAGAAATGTAACAATAACACAGTTTTGCATTGCCTCCATATAGGAATATAGCTGAAAATCTCGCAGAACTGCGAAAGCATCACTTCACCCATATCCTGAACTGTGCTCAAAGCTCCAGACGTGGCGGTGAGATCTATGATGGCATGGGCATCACATACATGGGCATAGAAGCCGAAGATCAACCCTCGTTTGACATGAGCGCCCATTTTAAAACTGCAGTCGAGTTTATACATACAGCACTAAAGGGAGGAGGTAAGCCGTTGACCTGCTAAAGATTTGTGTTCCTGCGAAGTGTAATCCAGACTAGAATATATCTGAACCGGTTTTGTTCTTAGTTGAAAATTAAAGGTGTGTAGAGCAAGATCTGAGTTGAACTCTACAAATTTATCTTAGCTCATTCAATTTCTGAACTTTTAGTTCTGCATCTTTGCATCACTGGACTCTAATGTTTTCTAACCACAGGGAAAATCCTGGTTCACTGTCACGTTGGAGTGAGTCGATCAGCTACAATAGTTTTGGCTTATCTGATGCTCAAGCACAACATGACTCTGGTGGATTCGATCAACACGGTAAAAGAGGGAAGAGGCGTTATACCCAACAGAGGCTTCCTCAGACAACTTATTGATCTTCACATCAAGTTGTATGGCTATAGAAACAAATAGAACTAAAGCCAatcactaaactgaaaattTAGTTTATGCAGTAAAGTCCAAGAGATTTGAATGAACAAACAGAGCAGTTGTTTACATGTTCCTTTTTTGTATGGCTCTTTAAGATAAAGTTGGTTTTATTACGCAAAACAGTGTGTTGTAATTTTTTGAGGTGTGTATGTATGAGCCACAGAAATAGGCTACACCTTTTTTTTGCGTTTGCAAATACCTTTATTACatgcttattttttattgcCAAgggaaattacaaaaaagtataaaattGAGTAAATATGCATTTCAATCAAGAGTACAGATACAATacattagaaaataaatgacaagTAATAGGCTAGTATGATAGCTCTTGCTAAGGCAAATACGTAATTTGCGTAACTGCCTGCGTCAAACGCGTAGCTACCACAGCAACCGATCTAAACAGGACAGTTTTGCAGAGCGCTCGTTACAAATCAGCGAAAAAGGTGAAAGGTAATTTAATTCTCACTtttcatttgttcatttgtaATGCTTGTTTTGCACGTTCGCGCAAACCTAGAAAGAATACTTAACCGAGTCGCAAAACTAACCTGTTTTTCTCGTTACATatgaatgcataaataaattaaatatattaatttcaTTGGATGTAATTTTACCCATAACGAGATGGCAAGACCTCAAACATCTCAACAACCCATGACGCACTTGACACAGGCGCCGGTTGCTTTCGGTAACTGGGCGCTTCCGAAGCTGTGCACGGAGCTGCAGGACGATGAACTGGCGAGCCGCCAGAGGGCGCTAACTACACTCTGCGATCTCGTCCATGACCCTGAACGGGCTTATGAAGCTATTCTTAATGGTAAACCTTATGCAACATGTAACATTCTTGTTGCTTGGAATTTCTACTCTTCATTTTGATCCATTACCTTTAATCCCTCTAATCACACTCACATTTATAAGATTAAGAAATATTGTGTCacaatcagaaagagctttaaaTTAAATGTCTCATCTGAATAAAAATTATAGTACACACatcataattataaaaatatataaaaaattataataataagaaGAAATGAAACATCTAGTACACACATCCAAATAGCTTACAACAGGaagacacataaaaaaataaagagaagaaTATCCTAATAATGAGAGATTATAGTAACTCTAACATACAGTACCTGCCCTATCCACAGGATGTATGGAAAGACTTATATTTTTACTGAAAGATGACGATGGGTTGTGCCGGGTAAAAACCACAGAAGCACTTTACATTCTTGCTGCACACAGTTTGGGAAGGTGAGAATGAACCGTTCACAAATATGAGCTAGAatataaaaagtacattttagtaAAGAGCTTCCTTGTGTCAATGATTTATACTTCGCAGAGAtgccatttttaaaaatgacatgatgGGACCCCTCGCAGACCTGTTGGACGACCCTGTAGATACCTGTCGCCGAAACGTGCACCAAGCCCTCAACAGAATGGCTGAATATCCCTCAGGTGACATGTGTTCATGTACTGATAAAATGATTACCATAAGTCTCTTTGGATACAATTTATTTAGAAGATCTTATAAGTTCTGGTCGGGTTCTTAACCGTACAGTATAATAACGAAGAGAAATCTCTCCATTTTTTCTACAGGAGCAGTATTCATGGTGTCTATGGGGCTGGTGCCTAGATTGGTGCTGAATGTCCCCACAGAAGCAGAGAACATCCGTGCTTTAATTCTCTCCACGTTAAGCAGCTGTATCATGGTAAATGCACAGCCTGCTCTAGAAAGTGATGTCATTCCTGTTTTGAAAGGTCAGCTCTCTCACCAATCCTCGGACATCCGTCGGGCAGCTACGTCGGCCTTGGTAGGAATCAGGTAGGCAACATAAACCCAACAAATTAGGAAGAAACTCGATTGAGAAAAAAGTTCAAATAGCATTTCTTTCCTCTCCTCTCTTAGTGTTCCTGCAAATGGTAAAGTGAAGGTGTGTGAGGAGGATCTTCTGCCCTTGATGGTCAACCTGCTGTCGGATAATGATCAAGGGGTCGTAGCTAATGCCGCAGGGACCATTATGAACACAGCTGTTTTTACCAGGGGTATTGTATTTACTAATGGCGTTTATGCATATTTTTTCCATACCATTAGCCAATAGTCTCTATTACAAAATGTAGAAACACAGAATCAAAAACTTGTTTCGATTATGTATAACAAACGGTCTGTTGTTTATAGGTAAGCACGAGGCATTGAAAGCAGGTGCCATCGACCCTCTGCTGCGGCTGGTGGTGAGTGACAACAGAGCAGTGTGCGCCAATGCCCTCCGTGCCCTTACAGTCCTGGCAGAGGTTCCTAGTGCCAGGGCACAGCTGCTGGGGCATGTGCCTCTGCTGAAGACCAGACTCCAACACCCTGACTCCATCATCCAGAGAGCTGCCTCCACGGCCATCGAAGTGATCTCATGGACACCATGAAGAGAAAGATGACAAGAGATCTTTAGCATTGTGATGAATTAATTCATCACAATGCTATATTAGTTATATCTTAGTATTAGTTATATCTTAAAATACTTGTAGTTAAGAAAATATCAGatcagtataaataaaaaagtgtggAATGGGAACTATTATTGTGGAGGTTTTTTATTGatacaataaacaacaaatatatttgAAGGCCAAAAATGTCATACTCTTTCTGGTGTGTGTCTGGAGTGGGAATGCGCAGCGTCATGTTGTCGGGAGACCCCTCGGTTCACTGAATGGATTGAACCAGCGGTCATCGGCAGCGCGCACGCCTGCGCTATCTGTCACACGACACGCGGCGGCACGACTGATAAATATTTGTCGCCGGTTGTTGGGAACCAGTTGGGCTGAAAGGATTCTGTTTGCCAGCTCTTCTGTTAAATCATATCCCAAAAGTGCGGAGTTTATTATTGGCGAAATAAACCGGAGGATTACATTACAAGGACTGGAGAAACTGAGTTTTTTGTCCACGAGATCATATTTTCTGGTGCTGTAGGTAAGTTAATAATCTACATAGTGTCTGTTGAAACAAATGCCTGTGAGAAATACGTATTTTTAATTTACGCCAGAAATCCTCCGAAAGTGTAGCCCACAGCGATGCTGTGACGGGCGCGAGCTAGTGCGCTCAGCGCGGTCTGATACGCATCTGGAAAGATATAATACTTGTATAATGAAGTTAATGTAAACGCATCAACTATATGCCAACACATAATGGGATGTGTACGGTACGTCGTCGACGTgacgtaaaataaaaaaatgtcctaTCGGCAACATAGTCGGCAAGAATAGCAGGGCAGCAGATGATGCGATGCTTTTACATAACATGAAGCGTGACAGTGACAGGTGCCTGCCTTCTGCACGATGCTCGAGAAACATCTGACAACTCAATTTCTCTAGAAAAACACGTTCAGTGAAAGCGTTTGGTTTGTGTTTAGCGTTGTCCAGTGAATCTAAGTTATATCCTGCAACTTGCGTCTGcaacacaaaggtcatgggttcaaaccCCCAGTTAATGTACACGCTTGCTAAATTGTATAAATGAAATGCACCGTAATTCACTTTGGATTACGTAATCTACCTAACAGCTACATCACTGTGAGAGGATGAAGGTATGTGGCCATTATAATTGAGAGGTGTGGATTGATTGGCCACAGACCATCTGCTTGCTTAAAACGAGCCATCTGTTGTGCAATGATGACTCATCAGCCAGCATCTTACTTACTAAAATAGTCTATGAAACCTTGGATATCAATCACAGATAATAAGATTTTATTTCACTGTGAAACTGATTGTGGAGGTGTTGAGCAGggcatttaaaaacatggtGGGCGTGTGCGGATAATGAGGCATCAAGCATTAATGCAACTGAACTAAACTCTGAAAGGTCAAATTTGAGATGTATCTACTTTTTTTATTCCTGGCACATTTCTAAATTCACTCACTTCTTTCCAGTGCAGCCGGGACCACCATGGTGCATGGCAACAGGTTGTCATGACGATAACGTCACCTTTCTGATTCCAATTGGATTACTCttacacattttctgttgtgATTATATGATATTAAATGGCCTTTGGATTATTCTCATGCAACAATTACACCAGAAGCCTGATGCACCTGGAGTGTTTGGTGTAAACACTATTCCGTGTTAGATTTGTTTCAAGTGACATGAACCTGCTCGACAAGTTCATCCCCGGATGGATTTGATTACAGCCTTAGGACAGAGTAAAGCGAAGATTTATATTTGAGTCTTTTGTTGCACTCCCTTCAGCAAGCTTCTTAACCACAGAGGGATTACATAGGGCTCCTCTATAGGagcttttaattaaaatgtgacAGATCCCATTGCAATCTGATAGCCCCTTGCAAGGATGGCTGGATAGGAGTGGGAGGGGACCATAGATGCTGGAGAAGTGGGAACACTGCATATTACATCAATGATTAGTCCAATGCATTTTTGGTGGACCTCTGACAACATGCTTATTGAAGATTGGTTGTGTATACCATTTTCATGTAACTGGTTTAGCATGTGGGTTATGGGTTCGATTCCCTAGAATCCACAATAACCCGAGAATCGCAAATGCACTGTGCATTGAATGCTTTGAAAAGTGTCTGAATGCATAGACGTAAGTAATGTAATAGGCTTCAGAGGTCTAAGCGTCTTTCCAGGGCTGGTGGAGTGAGAGATTGATCCTTAAAGGGGTTTCCTGCATGTGTGATGCAATGATTGTAAAGAGAGAACCTAGAGCCTATAGGGAGAGAGCGTGACCAGAAAATTGAGCCCTGGAGAGTGAAAGAGAGtaaagcttcaaaataaaatacaagagTATTTATTACAGCaatctaacatttattttgtatcaGGTATTACAGGAGGTATTGCATGTCCCAAAAGCgatcatttattattaacagttatatttcatatttattcattattaaatagttttattattaataattatttattattctttGGATTATTGATTATGTAAAAAGTGGTCTTTagcaaatgtgtttattttgcctttttatttGCAGATTTAATTTGTTATTAGTGTTTAGAGAAAGTTGTTTCAGTCTTATTGCATGTctcatgagtgtgtgtgtgtgtgtgcggttcACACTGTACCCTCTCTTATCTCCCTCAGCAGCTACTGGTCATATGGTTTGGTTGAGCTGAGATAAGTATGTTTCTCTATGAGATGAGACACAAGGGTCTGTTTTGGAGGATGAACCATGACGTACATCAAATTAGGAAAAATATGTTATGATGTGACAGCTCGTGAAACTTCCAGAAAGTTACAGTACGCCCTATTATGTTTAGATAGCTAAGCTACTGGTGCTAGCCTGACCCTAACTGTAAAAGATTCATTTAAATGAGGAAGTTCTGTAAATGGCTTTTAAAACGAATACGTCGTTGTGaagcaataaataaattatttatgtatGCTGATACTTGTGACCAACTCTTAAGTAAAAACTGGTCAACTAAGCTTTTCAAAAATCAATTCTGGTGTCAATATCTACAAGGCTTGTGTGAAAAGCCAATTAAATAAGGACAGAAGGAAACAATTGCTCTTTACAAAATCCACCTAGAATTGGACTTTGAATTCTAGAATTGGAATCGAAAGGTTAGGAATTGGATACTTGATTCCTCTTATCGATTCCTGTCTGCACTTTTTCAGAAATGTGCTTgtgaattggaatcgataagcagaatcagaatggATCAAAGTCAAATGAGAACCAACCCATAGTCAACTTGAAACTTGTCTCGCTTTGAATTTTGGCTGCTTTCTTTGGTCAAGGTCCAAGAGACcttatgactgacaggtaaagcaaccaatcacgtttcgttttgtgctgCGTCATGCTTAGAGGCGTGGATAATATGTCCCTTCAGTTACAGACCGGTACATTCATGAACATGTTACAAGTTAACAGCaacagcagattctgtggccatctttaagaatcggctgaaaacacatctcttccgtcagcacctgaccgattctgacttctatctcttttctactctttctatccttaaaaaaaacaccttagctttgtatactgtggtaggctatatgagaccagttttactgcgctaatgatttttgttgtcctcatgttgttccaaatgcttccattgtttacctcatttgtaagtcgctttggatgaaagcgtctgctaaatgactaaatgtaaatatatgtaaatgtaacaacGATGTTTATGAGTTTATGGCGTGAACTTTGCACACTTTTGAGAATTTcacgtttagtcgatcgtgatgaattcttattgcaaccgttgtaaacaccaCAGCTTACTTCTTCGATCAGATGgcttgtttccaggcggaccgttaaagaacgcgacacacaCATTTCCCGGACATCCCAGTAGCTCCTCACTGCAGGAAGCGACATCCAGGGGGCAAGGTTGGATCCAGATCCATTTTCCTCCCATTGCATTGCGATTGGTCGACACTGGATCCAGGCTCTTTCCACTGCGTTTTGATTGGTCGACAGATTTCTGCAGCAGTTTTGCCACAACACACGTCATACTCGTGTTGTTGCTCTACCAGTCATAACTAAAGTTATTCTTTTGTCGGAAAACAAACTTGCTGAagacaaactttatttattgatatttttaataacgtattttattagatttaggtttagggtaagggtttgggttagggttaaCAAATATTTAGGGGTGATCATTACTTACAGGCGTACACTAAACGATGACATTGATAAGAGCAAACGTTGGGAACCTTACGTGTAACTTACTCTCCAAATTGCGGCTAAGTATGTAAAGTGGGAGGAGTTGGATCTGGATCCAACCTCGCCCCCTggattttgtgttctgcagtgaggACCATCTCGGACATCCTGTGAATTTCAACCAATCAGGGGACGACTTCAAAagatgctgaagtgtttccagaaaagtgtgccttatgcatcagatgtTCAGCCAACGATCCGTGGGCGTCACGTCACGTCACGtcacgtctgaggctgagactaacTTGAAAATAAAGCTGAGATATGTTACGAAAGCTTTTCTAGGGGTGGTAGCAGTCATTTGGTATCCCATGGTGCTGTTGGACTGAGGTCTGTAATGTGTTGCGGTGTTATATGTCCCCTGCTGCTTCCAGTAGAACGTCCTAACACAATTAAGGCAAATTGATGCCGCCGTAAACGTCCATCATTGGGGCCATTACTTTCCAAAGCTTTTTTAGTTTTGCCTCGTAAATGTCAGTCAGAATTAAATGTGGCTATAGCAACTTTGCTGTCAGTATGTATGAAACCTGTTTTTAAATTGAATATTGAAGCACAAAATACAGGTGCATAGTACACTGAGGCATCATTTAATAAATCGCTGTAATGAGGCGCTCAAGGGCAACAGCACAATGGCTGTGCACAAAACACTTAATCATTCacattctgtgtgtgtctgtgtgcgtgtgtgtgtgagagagtgagcgATCAGGCCTATACACACATGCACTTCTGTCTGCATCAACATTAATTGTTATGAGGGCATTCAAAGCTTAGTCCAGGACCTACAGCTGTTTTGTAGCTAACAAGAGAAAGAGTTTCTCTCTGATAGTAACCGTTCCAGACCAATTTCAACTTCACGTTTTATGTGTCTGAATTCCTCCTCCCAACATGTCCCAGACACGTCCTCTTTCTCACATATATGAAAAGAATACGGGTCACTATGCATTGATCATTAAATATGAAGGATGAGTGCTGCATTGTGATTGGTCCAGTTTGTGAAGAACGCAAGTCtagtgttaaaggggtcatatgacacggctaaaacaaatattatagtttgttttagatttaatgcaatgtgtatacacgatttaaggttaaaaacgctgtattttccacataccgtgcatgtgtttatctcctctttgccccgcctctctgaaacagattttttacaaagcttatCGCTCTGAAacgcaaggtgtgctatgattggccagttaaccagtgcgtagtgattggtcgaatactgaaagcgtgtgatggaaatgtaacgcctcttaccatatttggaacatcaggttccaaagcaattgtactgacagtactTACTTGCATCTACATTTGGGCgttcttagtcaactcataccacgaactgacgtagatttgtgggggtgtggtcaggggcgtgtttaccattttgggggccctaagcaaagttcggtagacgtgtgaaagccatccgacccaacggaccaacgaaccagactgtatcacaatgtatgatgggtaattatgtaaagttgcgtgacgcaaaagggattgttttgctaatggctccctgtaacaatgctcaaagtaaggaaggaaggaggcgggaaccagcgaacattaaaccaaacttttaataaaataaacaaacaacaaaacgaaagtaaagtgctgacagctccctcacagtcgactgccggccacacaaacacaataaaacaacataaaatccaggcctggttctctctcgtccttctcctccttttatgcttcccgagctccgccgtgagatACGCGAGACAACGcacagctgacgctcattatcactcgcgttaccggccagaaaataaacagatgcactctgaccaatcgaaggagagttttctcgcacgtgacttttgttaacaaagtttggtccgtttggaaatatcgccttgtgaatgcgaaccgaactaaaataaatttcaatattgtagcgatttaacccccggtttcggaacaaagcaaaaaaatcaAGCCCTAAAGCAAGCGTCAAATGATTTTACCACTTGTAGCCACTAGGGGACCCCAATCTTGCGGGACCTTACGCATTTGAGTGGTTTGCATGGTGGTTAACAACGCTActgggtgtggttacacgaggcgtttcaggcaggtctgggtaagcattcgcttttagatagagtgcatcttttgttctagggatgcaccgaaatgaaaattcttggccgaagccgaacatgatgtgaaacacttggccgaaggccgaataataccgaacaccgaatatggttttttgcatttcttctatttattaagctattttgttcactattgcacaaactgaatagtcaaatgtgctttttataatttgtcttgcttttcaataaaatacaatacaacttaatataaaattgagcaaaacaaactaaattcaaactaaaaaattgagccctctcccttcatgaatagcctatattaattaggcctataactgactggtaaaagaatgtaatgtaagttactctgtacccctacaacaaaacagttctttaaaaagtgtcattccacattaggcctataaactaaaaatatgaataaactaaaactgttggattattataggctacattgcaaaatgatttgagaaaaaaaaacatccaatgcaagcaattctgactgatgctgactgacaaccatttcagttcacgtctctcctccaaactccgcccacaaaagctgactgttctctcagaaggtgcacttgtggatgcacagaacatactttgacaagttgtttagtacaggggactgtgtgcacgcgaccactgtatgatgtcaaaggatgtcgcgagcggcagggctactgtcagacagcccacttccgtctgaagtaaagttaccgaccggtaaagacgctttcattcggaaatttacttccgtgcggcaagtcccgtgctgtgtctttctgtgacactttaaaatgctccacacacgcacgcacacacatgttgggtttccatgttttatggggacattccatagacgcaatggtttttatactgtacaaactgtatatcatattccctaccccaacccaccccctaaacctaacaatcacaaaaaactttctgctcttttagattttcaaaaaagttaattctgtatgatttatgagcttgtttcctcatgggaccaaaaaatgtcccctcaaggacaaggattttggatattgccatcgttgtggggacattttgtccataccgtagggtttacccttcccacacacacacatacacgcactgccaaaatgtttgcggcagtaataaagcgcacacgtgtttctgtctctctctgcgctggttgctgcttgatcgtatcacgagtcatgttcggtaagatttattcggccatttcacacattcggccgaacaccgaacttgcgttttttgctattttcggccgaacattttcggtggccgaacattcggtgcatccctattttgttcctgcaattttacgtgtctaatacatgcatgggcaacttgaCACTGAAtgacacgtattcacgccatatgacctcTTTAATATGATCTTATACATACCCGTGGAATATAAACATTGGCATATACATTTGTGGCACATGCTTTAATCCAAAGGAATCTGCAGTATATTTGAGATGCTCTCTTTCCAataccttggatgtccaaattcacagttttttagGAAATGTAACGAACTctgtagtttttaaatgataacacactgtgttgtcaaagttgacaggACTTTTAAATACTTTGATTAGTTAGACATTTGCAAAACcttgtgacaaacataaagggtaactaataataatgatgacaaaaaaaa
Above is a genomic segment from Triplophysa rosa linkage group LG17, Trosa_1v2, whole genome shotgun sequence containing:
- the LOC130568496 gene encoding dual specificity protein phosphatase 26-like isoform X2, with the translated sequence MYGHLELKMSSSSKYSEWRGGSSRSAQPEIDFTSPGLAVMEVERLLFSGKAINSAADEVWPKLYIGDMNIAENLAELRKHHFTHILNCAQSSRRGGKILVHCHVGVSRSATIVLAYLMLKHNMTLVDSINTVKEGRGVIPNRGFLRQLIDLHIKLYGYRNK
- the LOC130568496 gene encoding dual specificity protein phosphatase 26-like isoform X1 yields the protein MYGHLELKMSSSSKYSEWRGGSSRSAQPEIDFTSPGLAVMEVERLLFSGKAINSAADEVWPKLYIGDMNIAENLAELRKHHFTHILNCAQSSRRGGEIYDGMGITYMGIEAEDQPSFDMSAHFKTAVEFIHTALKGGGKILVHCHVGVSRSATIVLAYLMLKHNMTLVDSINTVKEGRGVIPNRGFLRQLIDLHIKLYGYRNK
- the rsph14 gene encoding radial spoke head 14 homolog isoform X2; translation: MARPQTSQQPMTHLTQAPVAFGNWALPKLCTELQDDELASRQRALTTLCDLVHDPERAYEAILNGCMERLIFLLKDDDGLCRVKTTEALYILAAHSLGRDAIFKNDMMGPLADLLDDPVDTCRRNVHQALNRMAEYPSGAVFMVSMGLVPRLVLNVPTEAENIRALILSTLSSCIMVNAQPALESDVIPVLKGQLSHQSSDIRRAATSALVGISVPANGKVKVCEEDLLPLMVNLLSDNDQGVVANAAGTIMNTAVFTRGKHEALKAGAIDPLLRLVVSDNRAVCANALRALTVLAEVPSARAQLLGHVPLLKTRLQHPDSIIQRAASTAIEVISWTP